A window from Gossypium raimondii isolate GPD5lz chromosome 7, ASM2569854v1, whole genome shotgun sequence encodes these proteins:
- the LOC105802931 gene encoding nuclear pore complex protein NUP133 has protein sequence MFSPGLKRSKLSSQKERNVGANLRAPDSPSTPLTENNKPAHQASIPDRPSTGTPAPWAPRLSVLARIPPANKNDKGDGVDPIKPVFVGEFPQVVHDEQTSFLQRRVPADFCISGGMDKGTCLSWIIYGNKIFIWSYLSFTAPKKCVTLELPSDVLGNADLGRNSYLRNNWLLSVVNWDSTLKVTNRAANHCYSAGIVLCNQKTRAVLYWSDIFADVGAAPVTICSSSDELLVTSSCIDSNATPNRHATNFTGSSSFNSLIASAIPGTQNACVALACCSSGELYQFYCSPNGIQVNKVHQNIQSLSSQGTGVGQLVGSKGYPRSMIWRLPYFSVSDCNRQFFLLTDHEIQCFNIKLFPDLEVSKLWSQEIVGNDGDLGIKKDLAGQKRIWPLDLQVDDHGKVITVLVATFCKDRVSSSSYTQYSLLTMQYMSEVNISSDLHERVLEKKAPIQVIIPKARVEDEDFLFSMRLRVGGKPAGSTIVLSGEGTATVSHYHRNSTRLYQFDLPHDAGKVLDASVLPPTDDGEDGAWVVLTEKAGIWAIPEKAVVLGGVEPPERSLSRKGSSNEGSAQEERRNLMFANNIAPRRASSDAWDAGGRQATGLTGITRRTAQDEESEALLCQFFHEFLITGKVDGSLEKLKSSGAFERGGETNVFVRTSKSIVDTLAKHWTTTRGAEIVAMGIISTQLMDKQQKHNKFLQFLALSKCHEELCSGQRHSLQIILEHGEKLSAIIQLRELQNAINQNRSTGVGSTHSSFENQVSGALWDLIQLVGERARRNTVLLMDRDNAEVFYSKVSDLEQVFYCLERHLEYIISMEQPDGFQIHRACELSNSCVTIFRAAMDYKNENHLWYPPPEGLTPWYCQPVVRNGLWSIASFMLQLLKETSEIDMSAKSELYSHLEALAEVLLEASSGAINAKVERGEEHKGLLNEYWSRRDAILDSLYQQVKGFVEAGHQDLTDNTGENKEEILKNLSSSLLSIAKRHEGYQTMWNICCDLNDSGLLKNLMHESMGPRCGFSYFVFKQLYGKKQYSKLLRLGEEFQEELSIFLNHYQDLLWLHEVFLHRFSAASETLHVVALSQDEGSISITEEEIDSDHTNPVPTLTDRRRLLNLSKIAAFAGKDADSQIKAKRIEADLKILRLQEEIMEVLPMDDTNQHVEKKLLHPEELIELCLESGSKELALQVFDVFAWTSSSFRKSHRNLLEECWKKAADQDPWSELYQASVSEGWSDEETLQQLSRTILFKASNRCYGPKAETIEDGFGEVLPLRQENVEVAGLKDARSSVEAILMQHRDFPYAGKLMLTALMLGCVQGDDVKLEESLSPMV, from the exons ATGTTCTCCCCAGGATTGAAGCGAAGCAAATTAAGCTCGCAGAAGGAGAGAAATGTAGGGGCAAATCTAAGGGCACCAGATTCTCCATCAACTCCACTTACAGAGAACAATAAACCAGCGCACCAAGCTTCGATTCCAGATCGCCCAAGTACCGGCACTCCCGCTCCTTGGGCTCCTCGCTTGTCTGTTCTTGCCAG AATTCCTCCAGCAAACAAGAATGATAAAGGGGATGGGGTGGATCCGATTAAGCCAGTTTTTGTTGGAGAGTTTCCACAAGTTGTTCATGATGAACAGACCAGCTTTTTGCAGAGGCGTGTTCCTG CTGATTTTTGTATATCAGGCGGAATGGATAAGGGAACATGCCTATCATGGATTATATACGggaacaaaatttttatctgGAGTTATTTGTCATTCACAGCTCCAAAGAAATGTGTTACTCTTGAACTTCCTTCTGATGTTTTAGGAAATGCAGATCTTGGCAGAAATTCCTATCTCCGCAATAATTGGTTGCTTTCTGTTGTCAATTGGGATAGCACCTTGAAAGTAACAAATAGAGCTGCAAACCATTGCTATTCTGCTGGTATTGTTTTGTGTAACCAGAAAACTCGAGCTGTTTTATACTGGTCTGATATCTTTGCTGATGTGGGAGCTGCTCCTGTTACCATTTGTTCATCTTCTGATGAATTATTGGTAACTTCTTCATGTATTGACAGCAATGCCACCCCAAACAGGCATGCAACAAATTTTACTGGCTCAAGTTCTTTCAACTCTTTGATTGCTTCTGCAATTCCTGGTACCCAAAATGCCTGTGTTGCCCTTGCATGTTGTTCTAGTGGTGAACTTTATCAATTTTACTGCAGCCCGAATGGTATTCAAGTAAATAAAGTACACCAGAACATACAAAGTTTATCATCCCAAGGCACTGGTGTTGGTCAACTTGTTGGGAGCAAGGGATATCCGAGGTCAATGATATGGCGTCTTCCATACTTTTCTGTTTCAGACTGCAACCGCCAATTTTTTCTGCTGACAGATCATGAAATACAGTGTTTCAACATCAAGCTCTTTCCTGATTTAGAGGTGTCAAAGCTTTGGTCTCAGGAAATTGTGGGTAATGATGGTGATTTGGGAATTAAGAAGGATCTGGCTGGACAAAAACGAATCTGGCCTCTAGACCTGCAGGTGGATGATCATGGTAAAGTTATTACTGTTCTTGTTGCCACCTTCTGCAAGGATCGGGTTAGCAGCTCAAGTTACACTCAATATTCTCTTCTGACCATGCAATATATGTCTGAAGTGAACATCTCCTCTGATTTACATGAAAGAGTTTTAGAGAAAAAGGCTCCAATCCAAGTGATAATACCAAAAGCCAGGGTAGAGGATGAGGACTTCTTATTCTCCATGAGACTTCGAGTAGGGGGCAAGCCCGCAGGATCAACAATCGTACTTTCTGGTGAAGGAACTGCAACAGTCTCCCATTATCACAGAAATTCTACTCGACTCTATCAATTTGATTTGCCTCATGATGCTGGGAAAGTTCTTGATGCTTCGGTTCTTCCTCCTACTGATGATGGGGAAGATGGCGCATGGGTTGTGCTTACCGAGAAAGCAGGGATATGGGCAATACCAGAAAAGGCTGTTGTACTTGGTGGGGTTGAACCCCCTGAGCGGAGCTTGTCACGCAAAGGGAGCTCGAATGAAGGCTCTGCACAAGAAGAGAGAAGGAACCTTATGTTTGCAAACAATATTGCTCCTAGAAGGGCTAGTTCAGATGCATGGGATGCTGGTGGTAGACAAGCAACTGGTTTGACTGGTATTACACGCAGAACTGCCCAAGATGAAGAATCAGAAGCTTTGCTATGTCAATTTTTCCATGAGTTTCTGATAACTGGGAAGGTTGATGGATCACTAGAAAAACTTAAGAGTTCTGGGGCATTTGAAAGGGGTGGAGAAACTAATGTCTTTGTACGGACAAGCAAATCAATCGTTGACACCTTAGCTAAACACTGGACAACTACTAGAGGTGCTGAAATTGTTGCTATGGGTATTATATCGACTCAGCTCATGGATAAGCAGCAGAAGCATAACAAATTTCTCCAGTTTCTTGCTTTATCCAAGTGCCATGAGGAGTTATGTTCTGGACAGA GACATTCTTTGCAAATCATCTTAGAACATGGTGAAAAGCTCTCTGCAATTATTCAACTCAGGGAGCTACAGAATGCAATTAACCAAAACCGTTCAACTGGAGTTGGCTCCACTCATtcaagttttgaaaatcaagtttCAGGTGCTCTTTGGGATCTGATTCAGTTAGTAGGGGAGAGGGCCAGGCGAAATACTGTCCTTCTGATGGACAGAGATAATGCTGAAGTGTTCTATAGTAAGGTCTCTGATCTCGAACAAGTATTTTATTGCTTAGAAAGACATCTAGAATATATAATCAGCATGGAGCAACCAGATGGATTTCAGATCCATAGAGCTTGCGAACTCTCAAATTCATGTGTTACTATATTTCGCGCTGCCATGGACTACAAGAATGAGAATCACCTATGGTATCCACCACCAGAGGGTTTAACGCCTTGGTATTGTCAACCAGTGGTGCGTAACGGGCTGTGGAGTATTGCGTCTTTCATGCTTCAGCTGTTAAAAGAAACATCTGAAATTGATATGTCAGCAAAATCAGAACTATATTCTCATCTGGAAGCATTGGCTGAAGTTCTTCTTGAGGCGTCTAGTGGTGCTATAAATGCTAAAGTTGAGCGAGGAGAAGAGCACAAAGGTCTTCTGAATGAGTACTGGAGTAGAAGGGATGCAATTCTTGATTCCCTTTATCAACAAGTTAAAGGTTTTGTAGAAGCTGGTCATCAG GACTTAACTGATAACACAGGAGAGAATAAAGAAGAAATCCTTAAAAATCTGTCTTCAAGCTTGCTGTCAATAGCAAAACGACATGAAGGCTATCAGACCATGTGGAACATATGTTGTGATCTCAATGATTCAGGGTTGCTCAAAAATCTTATG CATGAGAGCATGGGACCTAGATGTGGATTCAGTTACTTTGTGTTTAAACAGCTGTATGGAAAGAAGCAATACTCTAAGCTACTAAGGCTTGGGGAGGAATTCCAGGAAGAGCTATCTATTTTCTTAAATCATTACCAGGATCTCCTATGGCTTCATGAAGTATTCCTTCATCGGTTTTCAGCAGCTTCAGAAACTCTTCATGTTGTGGCTCTTTCTCAAGATGAGGGCTCTATTTCAATCACTGAAGAGGAGATCGATTCTGACCACACAAATCCAGTACCAACATTGACTGACAGGCGGCGACTTTTGAACCTCTCCAAGATTGCTGCCTTTGCAG GTAAAGATGCTGACTCTCAGATAAAAGCGAAAAGAATAGAAGctgatttgaagattttgagatTGCAG GAAGAAATTATGGAAGTTCTACCTATGGATGACACGAACCAACATGTTGAAAAGAAGCTCCTTCATCCTGAGGAGCTCATAGAGCTGTGTCTCGAAAGTGGAAGCAAAGAGCTAGCTTTGCAGGTTTTTGATGTATTTGCATGGACTAGCTCATCATTTCGCAAGAGCCATAGGAACCTTTTGGAGGAGTGCTGGAAGAAGGCTGCCGATCAAGACCCTTGGAGCGAGCTATATCAAGCATCAGTATCTGAAGGTTGGAGCGACGAGGAAACTTTGCAACAACTTAGCCGAACTATCCTTTTCAAGGCTTCAAACAGGTGTTATGGTCCGAAAGCAGAAACCATTGAAGACGGATTCGGTGAAGTGCTGCCATTGAGACAAGAAAACGTAGAAGTAGCTGGTTTGAAAGACGCACGATCATCCGTTGAGGCAATATTGATGCAACATAGGGATTTCCCATATGCAGGTAAGCTAATGCTTACTGCCCTAATGCTAGGATGTGTACAAGGGGACGATGTTAAATTAGAAGAGAGCCTTTCCCCAATGGTTTGA